In a genomic window of Polypterus senegalus isolate Bchr_013 chromosome 13, ASM1683550v1, whole genome shotgun sequence:
- the LOC120542357 gene encoding hemoglobin subunit alpha-D-like encodes MLSAAEKALISSIWQKAAPNSDQLGFEALERMLTVFPQTKTYFKHMDLSVGSADIHKHGAKVIQAIGEAALDIDNMASSLSKLSSLHAYNLRVDPVNFSFLSQSVLVVLAIHLSEDFTPEAHAAFDKFLAAVAAILSEKYR; translated from the exons ATGCTGTCTGCTGCCGAGAAAGCCCTCATTTCCTCCATCTGGCAGAAGGCTGCCCCCAACTCTGACCAGCTGGGTTTTGAAGCCTTGGAAAG GATGCTCACCGTGTTTCCTCAAACCAAGACCTACTTCAAGCACATGGACCTGAGCGTGGGCTCCGCTGACATCCACAAACACGGAGCAAAGGTGATTCAGGCCATCGGAGAGGCGGCCCTCGACATCGACAACATGGCCTCATCCTTGAGCAAGCTGAGCAGTCTGCATGCCTACAACCTGAGAGTGGACCCCGTCAACTTCTCG TTCTTGAGCCAAAGCGTCCTGGTTGTCTTGGCCATCCACCTGTCTGAGGACTTCACCCCAGAAGCCCATGCCGCCTTTGACAAGTTCCTCGCCGCCGTGGCTGCCATCCTGTCGGAGAAATATCGGTAA